AAGTTTTACTGCTAGTTCTTTGGCCTTAGCTGATATTTCATCCGGGTTCCCAAGTAGTGTTACGCTTGATGCCAGTTTTTTATCTAATATTTCTCTGGCAGCTTTTATTGTTCTTTCTTCCAATCCTTCTGGGAGGACAAGCCTTCCTGCTTTTTTTTGTGCTTTTTTATGCATTTTATTTACAAAATCCATGGAAAACTCCTAAAATGGTTTTAAGCTATTATATAGTGGAAAGAAAAAAAATGAAATATGCGGGTATTGTTTAAAATACTATAAATGCAGTAGTATTGGCGTATGATTGTTGGTGTTTATGGTTTAGGACGTTTTGGTGCTTTTTGGGCTACGGTTCTTTCTGATTTTTTTGAGGTATATGCAAGTAGCAGAAGTCCAAGAAGCTTTGCTGATATTCCATATAAAATAGTTTCTCAAGATGAGCTTTTTAGGACCTGTGATACTATTTTTCTATGTGTGGCAATTTCTGCTGTGGAATCTGCTGTTGTGTCTTTGCGTGATATGATACGTCCTGGCAGTCTTGTTATAGATACTTGTAGTGTAAAGGAGTACCCACTGGGTGTTTTGGAAAAACTGCTTCCACAGGATATAGGTATTCTTGGTACTCATCCTATGTTTGGCCCTGATTCTGCTGTCAACGGGATAGATGGGTTGCCAATTGTGATAACGCCTTCCATCAGGACATCGTATGATGCGATTGCCTTCTGGTCGGAAGCCTTTAGAAAAATGGGATTAAGAGTTCATAGAATGTCTGCAGAGGAGCACGATAGGGAGGCTGCTTATTCTCAGGGTATTACGCATTTTATAGGAAGACTTCTGGATAGGCTTGATTTAAAGGATACCCCCATAGCTACTCTTGGCTACAGGAAGCTTCTTGAAATCCGGGAACAGACCTGCAATGACCCCTTTCAGCTTTTTGTAGACCTCCAAAAGTACAATTATCATACTTCTGAGATGAGACAGAGTCTTGTAAAAGCTCTCAATGAAGTATTGGACACTATTAATAAAAGTATTGACTATGATGATAAGTCTTCTATAAGATAATTATAAAATATGTTTTGGGAGGCCTGTTGTGCCCAGATTTCTGGAAAAGAGGCTGGAAGAGACTGGTTGTGAACTTGTTTTTGCTTCTGATGCCTATCTTGAGGGGGATATAGAGACTTCAAGTTCTATATGGATAAAAGGTACTGTGGATGGCAGTGTTTTCTCCGGACAAGATGTCGTTGTAGATAACGATGGTTTTATAAAGGGTTCTGTGGTATGCAACTCTGCATACATAAAGGGAAAGGTTACAGGAGAGATAAAAGCTCAAGATATTCTTGAGCTTATGAGCAGTGCTTCTGTAGAAGGGGAGGTGACGGCTTCCGGTCTTATTGTACAGCAGGGAGCGGTCCTTGATGGAAAATGCAGTATGAAAAAGGGGCAGCCATGAGAAAATCTATAGCTATTCTGCTTTTTTTTATGATAGGCTTTTCTGCCTTTTCTCAGGAAGGACAAGATGCACTTAAGCTCTATAGAGAAGGTAAGTACTCGGAGGCAATTTCCATATGTCTTAAGGAGATTAAGGAGACTCCAAGGAGAGTGGACTCCTATGTAGTTCTCGGCTGGGCTCTGCTTGCTGTGGACAGATATAAAGAAGCGCTTGATTATACCAAGACCGCACTGGAGTTTTCTCCCTATGATTACAGACTGCTTATGAATGCAGGAGAAAATTCCTACTACTTGGGGCTCTATAAAGAAGCATTGGAGTATTTTAAAAAATACATAGTCATACAGCCTTCTGGCCGACATATCCCCGAGATATATGCTTATATGGGAGATATATATTATCGCTGGGGCGAGTATTATCATGCGGATATAGCCTATACAACAGCATTATATTATAAACCTGCATCATCATACTGGTGGCTAAGGGCAGGTCTTGCACGGGAAAAAAGCAAGCAGCTTAATGAGGCTCTGGCAGCTTATAAGAAAGTATTGGAACTCTCTCCGGGTAACAGCGATGCAAGAAACGGTGTGGACAGGGTTACTGCTGAGCTAAATAACCGATAAAAACAGCAAAATACAATGCAAAAAAGAATAGTTTTTTATACTCTCGGATGCAAACTTAATCAATATGAAACAGAGGGAATAGCTGCGGCATTTTCTGATAAAGATTTCTCCGTATCTGAGTATCCCGAGGAAGACACAGGTGATATCTTTATAATAAATACCTGTACTGTTACAAGTAAAAGTGAGCAAAAAGCAAGAAGAATAATAAGGAAAATAGCGAGAGAAAATCCTGGAAAGCCGATTATAGTTACTGGTTGCTATACTCAGGTTGATAAAGAAGCCGTAGATTCGATGGCAGAGGAGGTCATAGCACTCCCTCTTTCTCAAAAACATATACTCATGTCTCTTCCAGAGAAGATAGCATCGTATCCGGATGAGGATATAGGGCCCGATATCATAAGAGAACTTATTGCAAAAAATAACTTACAGCCTCATGACCATATGGTACAAAAGAAGTCAGATATCCAACTGTCATATAATGGTTTATCTTCTCATGTATCTGGGCAGCAAAGCCTTGGGCTGTCCTCTGCTATTATGGATGCGGAATATCCACCATTTGACAAGAGATTTTCCTATGTCTTTTCTAACCCTCGTTTTCACACTCGGGCTTTTTTAAAAATACAGGACGGTTGCAGCCACAGCTGTTCATACTGTCGTGTAACAATAGCAAGAGGTGACTCTGTAAGTCTGTCGCCAGACATAGTTCTGCAAAGAATAACAGAGCTGGAAAAGAGTGGTGTGGAAGAAATAGTACTTACCGGAGTAAACATAGCCCAGTACAGACACTCTGGATATGATCTGGGCAAACTTCTGCTTAGAATATTTACCAATACAGAAAATATTCGTATAAGGCTTTCTTCCTTTGAAAACGAAGCAATAAGCGACAGTTTTATACAAGCTTTGGAACACCCAAGACTGTGCCCACACTTTCATATCTCCCTTCAGTCAGGCTCTGAGCGCATACTTAGAGCCATGAAACGCTGGTACACGCCTCGAGATATAACTCAGCTGGCGCAGCTCTTTAGGCAGAAAAAAGAGAAGCCATTTGTTTCTGGTGATGTCATAGTTGGTTTCCCCGGGGAAACGGATAGTGACTTTGCCGACACTTTATCTCTTGTAGAAAAACTCTCTTTCTCAGATCTTCACATCTTCCGCTACTCTCAGCGTCCCGGCACAGCAGCATACAATTTTACCCCGCAAATTCCCCAGAGAGTTGCAGCAGAAAGAGAAAAAGAGCTTAGACAGCTTATAAAAAAACTCTCTCAAAACTATCTGGAAAGCCAAAGAAATACAACTGTGCGCATAATAAGAGAAGACGACATCACAATAAACGGCAAACGATTCATAAGTGGTATATCAGAAAACTATCTTACGGTCATAATCCCTTATAAAGAAAGCAAAACCATCACTGCGACAAGTTTTCCCGTAAAAATAAAAGCCACATACCCGTCAATGCCCAGAACAGTACTTGGGGAAATCAAAGAACAGTAGGGTATGATATAAACCGAACGTGCGTGACGCATAGGCGTCCCGCACTGCCTCTGGCAGAAGAAATTGCATTTAGTCCTGCCATGCAAAACAGTATAGTAAATCTCAAAAGATGTGCAAAACCTAGCATCATAAGCAATATAATTACGGTATCATACAGGATATCAGCTGGGCATATATCCGGTGTTTGCCGCAGGCAGGAGGGACTGCGTCTGTCTAGCTGTCCTGCCAGCTTAAGCGCAGTCCCGACGTTCGGTATAGTTTATTTTGTGATTAAGCATGGAAACAGTATGAGAGTTTTTAAAGATCAGGAAAAACAAACTTTATTCCCATAGCCATAAGCGATTCCAATATCTTTTTAAAATCCGGGTCTTTTGTCCATGCATGCATCATGATTATCTCTCTTGTTTGCATGTCTCCAAGCGTCCTTGACTGTATCGATTTTTTATCTGTCATGGCGGCCAGCACATCCTTGAGACTGGAATGCTCGTAACTCTTGTTTCCTATCTGCCAGTCAAAGGTGTCATAGGTGCAGGAAACAGAAAAGGCTTTGTCTAGTCCCGATTCTTTGTACCAAAAGTGATTTATAGCGTTTATGCCCTTCTGATTGTATCCTGCCTCCTGCAGTATCTTTTGTATTGCTGCAACATGTGTATTGTTCCAATCTGTTTTTGTAAAATCCTCATTGTCTCCATTATTAAGATAAGGAAATCTGAAGTATTTTGCTTTTCTTTGCATGCCGGCCTGTTTGTAAACAGATTCTATTAATTTGTCTGTGCTCAATATTTCTTCTTTTGCTTTTTCTATGGAGAGTTCTGCAAAATTGGCGTGAGACATGCTGTGATTTCCTATTATATGGCCTTGCTCCAGGATTTTTACTGCTTCGTGCGGGTATTTTTTTATTGACTCGCCTGTACAGAACCATATAGCCTTTATATTATAAATCTTAAGGAAATCCAATTTGCTTTCTATGTTTTCTACGGGAGCATCATCTATCGTAAGATATGCGAGTTTTTCTATCTTATTTTTCATGTAACAGTCCCTTGTCTTTGGTTATAAGCCGTCTTTATGATATTAACATCTTTATAGCCATAAATCGGCATTTTTACTACTGTCAGTTCTGGGTAACGATACATATGATTATTTGTCGGTCATCAGGCATTTATGGAACGTACGTGTCCCTCCAATGCCTCACCAGTTCTCTCAGTCTCCCTGTGTTTTGTTCGTCCGATGAAAAATTATTAAACCTCAACTTATCATACCAAACAAAACTGCTCATCCTGTGTAAACATGAGTATACCCGTAAAATTGTCTGGAAGACCTGATACAAAGCCTTTTATAATCGTTGCATTCTCGTATTTTCCTTTTGTTATAACGTGCAGACTAAAGACAAAATCCTCAAAGTTCTTTTTTCCCATGTGTTTTTTATTGCTTTTAGCAGCTTTTTATCTCCCGTTATATTTTCCAGATGCTGTTCTGTAAGCCTGTCGCCTGGTATTTGTACTGACTCGTATTTATCCTCAAAGATAACACCATCTTCTCCATAAAAACCGTTGCAGTTTTCTGTTGTGATTGCTATACCATCTTCTATGTGCTTGAGCGAAAGAATCCTTTTTTTCTGTCCTTTGTTTCTGCCTACAAAGCAGTGTTGCCCTGTATTTTGCATTCCCTTCTATGCTGCCAGTCTGCGCGCCATGAAACGCAATAAGTGAAAAGTACAAACTCTCCTTTGTTTCCTCTGTGATTATGATTTTTGCTTTCTCGAGTAAGCTTGTTTCTATACCAACTACCTTCCCATATATGTCTTGCTGTGCATCCTGACAGAAATACGGCAAAAGCCATTAGCGTTGTTATTAAGCGCATTTTGTGCCCTTATATTTTTTGGATGCTTTATTATGATAGCAGTATTGGGTTGTTTTATAAAATCTTTGGTATGGTTTTACGTTTTATATCTGTTGTAGTCTTTATAATTTCTTGATAGCTATGACTATGTCTTTTGCTAAGTCTAAAGAGATAATTAATAATAGCAGTTTATGCTTTGTTTATACTTTAATCCTTCTTTTAGCTTGTTTGTTCATGGTCTTTTTGGTTCCAGGTTTCTACCTGACCAATACCGGTTTGTTGATAAAATAAATTATTAAAGTTTATTAATAAAGTATTTTGTGAAAGTGGAATTTGTATGTTATAATCTTGATAAACCGGCGGAAGGAGTAAATTATGAAAAAAAATCTTTTTATAATTACGATTGTGTTTTTTTCTTCTGTGTTTGGGGGGTGTGGGAATCTTTTTCTGGTTAAAGATACCCAAGAGGAAAATTTGCTTTTATCTAGAGCATCTTCCTTTTGGGGGCATGGAGAAAGCTTTTATTGGAATGGTTTTGCTGTTTTAAACAATCAATGGGGACGACAATATGCCTCTTATGGATATCAGGCAATTGTTAAGACCGATAACAACAGAATACAGTTCTGGTACCAGTGGGATGGAGATAGCTATCATGTAAAAGGTTATCCTACCATTATAGCTGGTTGGCATTATGGGCAGCCAGGTGGTTGGCTTACCTCTTATGGTTCTTTCGGTTTGCCTTCACGAGTATGGGATAATAAAGCTTTCTTTGTTGATTTGGATGCCTCTCATGGTAATCAAGGTTCTATATCCCAGATTATGAACTTATCATGGGATATATGGCTGTCTTATTCTGATAATCCTTCCTCGCCTGATGCGGAGATTATGATATGGCCATGGAGGATTTCCCAGCAACCAATAGGGACAAAGCAGGGAGAGGTGTATTTCTGGAGTGGCTATTGGGATGTCTATAGAGGTTATATGTCCTCTGGGGGCGCTACTTGGCCTGTTGTAAGCTTTGTAAGAAAAAATACCACCTTGCGGGCATGGGGAAATCTTAAAGATTTTATTAATTATGTAAAAAGTAAAAATTGGATTAGCAATTCCATGTATATAGTCGGAATAGAGCTCGGTACTGAGCTGTTAAAAGGACAAGGGTGGTTTCATCTGGAGAAATACACCTTAAATCCTTAATGCCAAAAACCCTATGTATTAGGGCTTATTATATTTTGGGGAGGTATGTATGAGGAAATTTTTTATTCTTGTGTTGGTAGTAGCTAGTATTTTTGTATCTTGTGATGTAAATGGAACGTCTTCTGGAGCTTCTACCAATAATGATT
This sequence is a window from Spirochaetia bacterium 38H-sp. Protein-coding genes within it:
- a CDS encoding polysaccharide deacetylase family protein, producing MKNKIEKLAYLTIDDAPVENIESKLDFLKIYNIKAIWFCTGESIKKYPHEAVKILEQGHIIGNHSMSHANFAELSIEKAKEEILSTDKLIESVYKQAGMQRKAKYFRFPYLNNGDNEDFTKTDWNNTHVAAIQKILQEAGYNQKGINAINHFWYKESGLDKAFSVSCTYDTFDWQIGNKSYEHSSLKDVLAAMTDKKSIQSRTLGDMQTREIIMMHAWTKDPDFKKILESLMAMGIKFVFPDL
- the mtaB gene encoding tRNA (N(6)-L-threonylcarbamoyladenosine(37)-C(2))-methylthiotransferase MtaB — protein: MQKRIVFYTLGCKLNQYETEGIAAAFSDKDFSVSEYPEEDTGDIFIINTCTVTSKSEQKARRIIRKIARENPGKPIIVTGCYTQVDKEAVDSMAEEVIALPLSQKHILMSLPEKIASYPDEDIGPDIIRELIAKNNLQPHDHMVQKKSDIQLSYNGLSSHVSGQQSLGLSSAIMDAEYPPFDKRFSYVFSNPRFHTRAFLKIQDGCSHSCSYCRVTIARGDSVSLSPDIVLQRITELEKSGVEEIVLTGVNIAQYRHSGYDLGKLLLRIFTNTENIRIRLSSFENEAISDSFIQALEHPRLCPHFHISLQSGSERILRAMKRWYTPRDITQLAQLFRQKKEKPFVSGDVIVGFPGETDSDFADTLSLVEKLSFSDLHIFRYSQRPGTAAYNFTPQIPQRVAAEREKELRQLIKKLSQNYLESQRNTTVRIIREDDITINGKRFISGISENYLTVIIPYKESKTITATSFPVKIKATYPSMPRTVLGEIKEQ
- a CDS encoding polymer-forming cytoskeletal protein, with protein sequence MPRFLEKRLEETGCELVFASDAYLEGDIETSSSIWIKGTVDGSVFSGQDVVVDNDGFIKGSVVCNSAYIKGKVTGEIKAQDILELMSSASVEGEVTASGLIVQQGAVLDGKCSMKKGQP
- a CDS encoding tetratricopeptide repeat protein, producing the protein MRKSIAILLFFMIGFSAFSQEGQDALKLYREGKYSEAISICLKEIKETPRRVDSYVVLGWALLAVDRYKEALDYTKTALEFSPYDYRLLMNAGENSYYLGLYKEALEYFKKYIVIQPSGRHIPEIYAYMGDIYYRWGEYYHADIAYTTALYYKPASSYWWLRAGLAREKSKQLNEALAAYKKVLELSPGNSDARNGVDRVTAELNNR
- a CDS encoding prephenate dehydrogenase/arogenate dehydrogenase family protein, translating into MIVGVYGLGRFGAFWATVLSDFFEVYASSRSPRSFADIPYKIVSQDELFRTCDTIFLCVAISAVESAVVSLRDMIRPGSLVIDTCSVKEYPLGVLEKLLPQDIGILGTHPMFGPDSAVNGIDGLPIVITPSIRTSYDAIAFWSEAFRKMGLRVHRMSAEEHDREAAYSQGITHFIGRLLDRLDLKDTPIATLGYRKLLEIREQTCNDPFQLFVDLQKYNYHTSEMRQSLVKALNEVLDTINKSIDYDDKSSIR